The sequence ACCACCACTTTCGATTGCAGTAATaaccgtttgtttattttttaaaatagttgacaCTGTATTTGCCGGAATAGCATACTTTACAGCTACATCTTTTTTTCGCGCACCCATTTCTACttcctttattagtttaaatttttcatcaatagataaagtttttaaacaacgttTTGAAGACATGTCAACAGAGTTTATTTTCGCGTAAGAACTACTAATAAAATACCTGTGTACTTAAACAGTGCAGCGACCCAACTGCTGACATCTGTTTgctataaaataagcaacacgtAATAAGGGGATTCCCCCGGAAATTCCTGTGGACTTAAACAATGCAGCAACCCAACTGCTGACATCAGTTTgctataaaataagcaacacgtAATAAGGGGATTCCCCCGGAAATTCGACTTATCAAAGCTGGCGCCAAATATTCTGTTCGAGTTATCAAGATATTCGAGTAATAGAAGTTCGAGTTATCAAGTAAAAATAACACACAATTCTCACTCTAAACGCTATTGCCAAGCAATTTGGTTCGAGATATCAAATATTCGAGATATCGAAGTTCGACTTATTGAGGTTCGACTGTATTTGATTTAGTAACTTTCAATAtaaatgtttctttttatttttgttcttttttatgcataattttaccgtatatttttttttaaatgaatattttcttttcctatAAATTCTTTTCTTAGAAATTCGtatgcatttaaaaataatatccaAAGTCGACAAAATTTGTAGTTCAGATTATCATTAACAATCGATATTTATCGATATCAAACGTGTACATCACCTGTCGTCTAAAAATGTCATAGCAAAAGGAAAACGGCGAAAGTTGTGAAAAAAGGAACAGCAGGATTATTAATGTGTGAAGTGGTGAAAGGAGTGTCGAAGAAGAAATATAAGGAATTAAGTTTTCtacgaaatttaattaataaaatctctAGATATccattaaaaatgttgtttaaatCACTACGCTCAAAAGCGTAGACGCATCGGCAAAATTAATAgaacgcaaaataaaaaaaaaattgcttgctaGTAGAATTTGAAAATCAAAGCAGAAATCCACAAATAGATAAGAACATAATTTGAACTGTGACGGCACAGCAACAGCCACCTCACACAGCAACtgttgctgctgccgctgtCGCTGCAAACTACACGGCCTTTGGGCAACGCAAGCCCTTTAggcaagaatatttttttcgacattTGATTTGCGATTAGAGGCTATTTTAGGTGATACACTGCTGACAGCAAACATGACTTCAGCCGTGGATATACAAATAGTTTCGGCACCCAACCTGGACAAAATTgagaatttcttcaaagatgttTCGTATCGCGAGACAATCGAATTCAGTGCTAACTTTAATACACGTCTATGTTTAGAACGCCGACTGCGCGTACCTTTTTTCGATCCTCAAACCCGTGTGGCACAAAATCATTCACATCTCTTCATGGACAAACGGCAACGGATGCCGGGGTTTCGTCAAGGGCAAATCTACACATACCCGGCAACGCGTTGGCGCAAAAGCCGGCGCCAGTATCTGAATAAAATGTACCGGTAAGCCGACTTAATCACTATTAGTGTCATTAACTTGTGAACTTCTTAAGCTAAAATAATTGCTGTCCTTACAGGTTTCCCGATCGGCCATTTCAGGCATTGCGCAAAGATAACGAAACCAGCGCCGTAACCACTGGCCTAGTTACGTCGCCTTTAGTTGGGTCCAGTGTTAGCTCGATACTTGATGCCGATTTGAATGGCACATTGCTAGATGAATCGCTCTCTTTGGGCGCAGCTGGTGGCGACACATCAGACAGCAAAGATAGTCAGCAATTAATAGTGCAGCAAGCGCATCAGCCGCTGAAGGATGACATGTCAAAGGAATGGTTCTACGATGATATTGAAATTAACGAGCTAGATACACTGGAAGATCCCAAGTCACCTGCCGATGATGAATTCGACTATGACCCACGTTATGGCACCAAAAAACGTCGAAAGCGGCGTCCAAATAAACGCAACTCAACTGGAATGGGCGAGGGAGGCGGCGGCGGCGCCGGCGGTGGTGGACGGCGTCGTACTGGCGGGCATCGCGGCCGAAGCTCAGCGGCCTCTACACCAGCAAACGTTTCTGATGCATCACTCTCGGCACTGGACACAAATGATGGTAACAGCAGTGGCTTAACTGGTGACATTACAGCAACGCCAACATCGAGTAGTAGTACTGGGCGGCGACCGCGCGGTACAGGTGGCACACGTGGGCGTCGTCGTACAAAAGTGAACAATTTAAATGTCTGTGATCCACCCAGTCCGGGATTGAATAGTGAACCGCCCTCCTTTGAAAGTGCTGCAGCGGCGGTGGGTGTGATGGGTGATCTAACAGGTGTTGGTGTAAGTGATGAGCAAGCCGATTTAAGGAATTATCGCAAGTTCCTGTAACAAAGTGGCCACGTTGCCAGTTGCGCGAAAATTTTACAGCgtcaaaaagagaaaaacaaagCTATTTGGTTGTTGGATATTTAGTTGTTGAAAAGTCATTTATGTTGTGTCATTACCTTGCACAGCAAAACAATTCCgcacactattttttttttttaacttaagatGTCAATTTGTCGCACGCTCAATGCAATAGAGACATAACTCGGAAACTTGCGTTGGCATGGTTGCATTCACAATTATATTGAATTGCATTCACATTTTCGCAGACATAAATAATTTAGATTTGTTGTTTTGATAGGATGCCGAGTTTGCTGTGAATCTACAGATCAGCCAGTACTACCGAACCTAACCTAGAATTTCATGCCAAGCGTTTTAAAGCTGAAAGCCATAGCGCCTAGAATGCGCAAATTGTACTGAgtgtttcaaataaaaagcaacaaaaaactcaaaactgCGAGTTGTTACCCTCTTGCATTGCGTGTGCGATATGCAAGTGCGTAGTGCGCTTGTCTGCGTCGAAATCAAACTGAATTCACACAGGACACTTATCAGTGATTCGGTGTCAAGAGATGCGTGAAGGCGGTAAATTGCTTGGCttaattggaaaaatatttataaaattagcgACATACATTTAACCAAAGCACCTAATctgaattgtgaaaaaaattttattttttcatgctGATAAATCTGTGAATTGTTAAGCACTTTCGCAcagaatttttctttatatatatattattttatatatatttgataaCAATTGCTTTAAAATGCATTAGAAAACATATTACAATTCTATCTGAGTTAGATTTTATATAAGCGCGTGGCTGTCTAATGTGAAAGAGAATTGTTATCACACACATatagtatgcatatgtatatgtgtatgcatatgcaGAATTTCGCAAAACGTTACTATGCTCACAACAACAATGAACAATAGAGAGTTGATTTACAAGCACGCCTTTGTTATTGTACCCAAACTTAGAGCAGATTATAatagtaaattgttttttatttttgtttttacttcttcatttgttatttaaaacaatag comes from Anastrepha ludens isolate Willacy chromosome 3, idAnaLude1.1, whole genome shotgun sequence and encodes:
- the LOC128857153 gene encoding zinc finger protein DPF3 codes for the protein MTSAVDIQIVSAPNLDKIENFFKDVSYRETIEFSANFNTRLCLERRLRVPFFDPQTRVAQNHSHLFMDKRQRMPGFRQGQIYTYPATRWRKSRRQYLNKMYRFPDRPFQALRKDNETSAVTTGLVTSPLVGSSVSSILDADLNGTLLDESLSLGAAGGDTSDSKDSQQLIVQQAHQPLKDDMSKEWFYDDIEINELDTLEDPKSPADDEFDYDPRYGTKKRRKRRPNKRNSTGMGEGGGGGAGGGGRRRTGGHRGRSSAASTPANVSDASLSALDTNDGNSSGLTGDITATPTSSSSTGRRPRGTGGTRGRRRTKVNNLNVCDPPSPGLNSEPPSFESAAAAVGVMGDLTGVGVSDEQADLRNYRKFL